The Streptomyces pratensis genomic interval GGTGCCGCTGCCCCTCCTCCAGGACGTGGTGGACTCGGCCAAGGAGTGTCCGGGCGACTGTATTCATGTACGTCGCGTTTCGGACAACGTGGAAGTCTTCGGACCGGACGCGGATTGACGGCTCAGACGTCCCGCGCGGCGCTTCCGGCGGGCTCGGCGGACTTGATGAACGCGTTGCCCTTCCACTGCCAGGTTGCGCTCTCCACCTCGTCGGGGCAGCAGCGGGGTACGTCGGCCGAGGAGTAGCCGAGCAGGGTCGCCGAGATCCGGCCGTCACGGACGGTGAGGTCGGTGACGTTGAGTTTCCGAGCGGGGTCCACCAGGGTCGCCACGACCCGGGGTGCGGCCCCGTTCCGCTGTGTCACGACGTAGATGCCGCTGGGCGGGGTGCCGGACCCCGCCGCGCAGCGGACGACGGCAACCGTCTCGGACCCGCCGTCCCCGTCGAGATCGCCGGGTGCGCTGTCGGCGACGGTCTGCCCGGCGGCGCCGCAGTCGAGCGGGAAGGCGACGCCGGCCGGGTCGGGCGCCGTCGCGGCGGGCGCGCTGCCGTGCTGCGTGGTGACCCGGTGCTCCGATGCCTCGGCCGTGGCGGTGGCCGCTTCGGGCTGGAGAAGGCCCGCGGCCGCGACGACCGCGGCCATGGCCGTCGCCGTGGCCAGCCAGTGCACCGGCTTGGCGTCGGTGTGCGCGAGGTCCGGGAGCGCGGAGGTCTGCACGCGGTCTGTCTCCTGTGGTTCCTGGAGGCCTGGATAGGCGGTGCCGAACGGATGTCGGCGGGCGGGGGGGGGGTGGCCAGCATCGTGCCACACCTCACACCCGAGGGGAACGGCGGGGTCGTCGCGGCCGTACGAAAGGCGCCGCCGCCGGGCTCCCGGGTCGGTCCGGGAACTCGGCGACGGCGCCGGTGCGTTGTACGGGGTCAGTCGCGGGCGGCGGAGCCGCTCCGGCTGCCGGGACCGTCGTAGTCCTCACCGTAGGCGCCCTTGGACGGGCGGCGACGACGCAGCGGCGGCTCGACGCCGTCCGCGAGACGACGGGCGGTGACGAGGAAGCCGGTGTGGCCGATCATCCGGTGGTCGGGCCGGACGGCCAGGCCTTCCACGTGCCAGTTGCGGATCATCGACTCCCAGGGCTGCGGTTCGGCGAAGCAGCCGATCTCACGGATGGACTCGACGGTCCGCGAGAGCTGGGTCGTGGTCGCGACGTACGCGCAGAGGATGCCGCCGGGCACCAGGGCCTTGGACACGGCCTCGAGGCACTCCCACGGGGCGAGCATGTCGAGGACGACACGGTCGACGTCGGTGTCCGAGAGGTTGTCCTGGAGGTCGCCGACGGTGAGTTCCCAGGCGGGGTGCGGCGAGCCGAAGTAGCGCTCGACGTTCTGCTTGGCGATCTCGGCGAAGTCCTCGCGGCGCTCGTAGGAGTGCAGCATGCCCTGCTCGCCGATGGCGCGCAGCAGGAAGGTGCTGAGCGCTCCGGAGCCGACTCCCGCTTCCACGACGCGTGCGCCGGGGAAGATGTCGGCGAAGGCCAGGATCTGCCCCGCGTCCTTGGGGTAGACCACGGCTGCACCGCGGGGCATGGACAGGACGTAGTCGGGGAGCAGGGGGCGCAGCGCGAGGTAGGCGACGTTTCCCGTGGTACGGACAACACTGCCCTCGGGAGCACCGATCAGCTCGTCGTGCGGGAAAGAACCCTTGTGGGTGTGGAAGTTCTTTCCGGCTTCGAGCGTGAAGGTGTAGTGGCGTCCCTTGGGGTCGGTGAGCTGGACCTGGTCCCCGACTTTGAATGGGCCGCGACGGCGGGCGGCACCGGTCGGTTCGGACATGTGACCAGCCTACCGGTATTTCGTGGGCCGCTTCGCGGGGTGTCAGGCCCCGGGGCGGGCCATGGCCTTGATGAAGGCGCGCTCGACGTCGGCGGTGGAGAGGACGCCGTAGATCTCACCGGTGTCCTCGACCACCAGGTACTCGGTGGCCGGGGTCGCCTTGAGCCGGTCCAGGAGGGCCTCGCCCGCCAGCTCGGCCGAAACCTTCATGCCGTCGGTGAGGTCCTGGGCCAGGCCGCTGACGGCCACCCAGGGGCGGCGGTGCTCGGGAACTCCGACGATGGCCGCCTCCCGGACGACCGCCTTCGGGCTGCCCTGGCCGTCGACGACGACGAGGGCGCGGGCCCCCGCCTCGTTGGCCCGGCGCAGCGCCTCGGAGAGCGGGGTGGCCGCCTCGACGGGCACGGCACGCCTGGTGAGGGTGCGGGCACGCAGTTCGGGGAGGTGTTCACGGAGCCGGGCCGTCCGCAGGCTGTTGCCCGCCCCGGTCCAGATGATCGCCGCGAGGATCGCCGCGAGGAGGGCGTCGGTGACGGTCTCGAAGCCGCTGATCTCACCGGTGGCGCTTCCGAGGGCGCCCGTGTGCGTGAGCAGCGGGAGGCCGACGAAGACGGTGATGGCCAGGCCCCGGCCGACCCAGGCGGCGGCGACGGTGCCGCTCATCGGCTTGCCGGTGATCTTCCAGACCACGGCCCGGAGCATGCGTCCGCCGTCCAGCGGCAGGCCGGGCAGCAGGTTGAAGGCGGCCACGATGAGGTTGGAGATCATCAGGCCGGCGAGGAGGACGCCGGGGACGGTACCCGGCTCGACGAACTGGAGCGGGATGTAGAAGAGACCGCCGAGCACGAGGGAGAGCAGGGGTCCCACGAAGGCGAGGACGAACTCGCGGCCGGGGGTCTCCGATTCCTTCTCGATCTCGGAGACGCCGCCGAAGAACTGGAGCTGGATGCGGCGCACCGGCAGCTTGTAGCGCAGGGCGGCGACGGTGTGGGCGAGCTCGTGCACGAGCACGGACGCGTAGAAGGCGATCGCGAAGAAGAGCGCGACCAGATAGCGGGCACCGCCGAGCTCCGGGAGGACCCGGTCGAGCTGGCCGCCGAAGACCCAGGTGATCAGAGCCGCGACGACGAACCAGCTGGGTGCCACGTACACCGGCACTCCGAAGGGGCGGCCCATGAGGAGGCCGCCGCCCGGGTCTGCCGGGCGTCGCGGTTTGCCCTTGCCCGGTCCGGTGCCGGGGTCCGTGCCCCCTGCGCCGGGCTGCGGGCGCCCGCTGTCGCCGCTCTCGTCCACGGGGTCCCTTCGGTCGGTGGCCTCTGCCACGATCATGCTGTGCGCGAGCTCTGTCGTCGATGGTATGCCGCTGGGTGTCGGTGGCGGGCCGTAGGGTCTGCGACATGACGTCCGTACCGCGCCCGCCTCAGCCACCCTCGTCCCTGTCGCCTTCGCGCGCGAGCGATTTCATGCAGTGCCCCCTGCTGTACCGCTTCCGGGTCATCGACAAGCTGCCCGAGAAGCCCAGTGAGGCTGCTACCCGTGGCACGCTGGTGCATGCGGTGCTGGAGCGCCTGTTCGACGCCCCCGCCGTGGACCGTACGGCGCCGAGGGCCAAGGCCCTGATCCCCGGTCAGTGGGACCGGCTGCTGGAGTCGAAGCCCGAGCTGTCGGAGCTGTTCCAGGGGG includes:
- a CDS encoding tRNA (adenine-N1)-methyltransferase — its product is MSEPTGAARRRGPFKVGDQVQLTDPKGRHYTFTLEAGKNFHTHKGSFPHDELIGAPEGSVVRTTGNVAYLALRPLLPDYVLSMPRGAAVVYPKDAGQILAFADIFPGARVVEAGVGSGALSTFLLRAIGEQGMLHSYERREDFAEIAKQNVERYFGSPHPAWELTVGDLQDNLSDTDVDRVVLDMLAPWECLEAVSKALVPGGILCAYVATTTQLSRTVESIREIGCFAEPQPWESMIRNWHVEGLAVRPDHRMIGHTGFLVTARRLADGVEPPLRRRRPSKGAYGEDYDGPGSRSGSAARD
- a CDS encoding site-2 protease family protein, whose protein sequence is MDESGDSGRPQPGAGGTDPGTGPGKGKPRRPADPGGGLLMGRPFGVPVYVAPSWFVVAALITWVFGGQLDRVLPELGGARYLVALFFAIAFYASVLVHELAHTVAALRYKLPVRRIQLQFFGGVSEIEKESETPGREFVLAFVGPLLSLVLGGLFYIPLQFVEPGTVPGVLLAGLMISNLIVAAFNLLPGLPLDGGRMLRAVVWKITGKPMSGTVAAAWVGRGLAITVFVGLPLLTHTGALGSATGEISGFETVTDALLAAILAAIIWTGAGNSLRTARLREHLPELRARTLTRRAVPVEAATPLSEALRRANEAGARALVVVDGQGSPKAVVREAAIVGVPEHRRPWVAVSGLAQDLTDGMKVSAELAGEALLDRLKATPATEYLVVEDTGEIYGVLSTADVERAFIKAMARPGA